A single Orcinus orca chromosome 2, mOrcOrc1.1, whole genome shotgun sequence DNA region contains:
- the MESP1 gene encoding mesoderm posterior protein 1, whose protein sequence is MAQSLCPPLSESWILSAGWGPARPPPASNRDCGCSPASSPDSWGSAPASSPVSSPGRPVTSAALRAPTAGRRGARSSRLGSGQRQSASEREKLRMRTLARALHELRRFLPPSVAPAGQSLTKIETLRLAIRYIGHLSAVLGLSEESLQRRRRRHSDAALPRGCPLCPDGGPAQTQTQTQMQMQSQAQACGPDLGSAVSAVVSWGSPPAYPGALAAPEPHDPPVLYNETACPEGPAMEPGPSSPLFPGDVLALLETWMPLSPLEWPPA, encoded by the exons ATGGCCCAGTCCCTGTGCCCGCCGCTCTCTGAGTCCTGGATCCTCTCCGCGGGCTGGGGCCCAGCTCGGCCGCCGCCGGCCTCCAACAGGGACTGTGGCTGCTCGCCCGCCTCGTCCCCGGACTCCTGGGGCAGCGCCCCGGCCAGCAGCCCTGTGTCTAGCCCCGGGAGGCCCGTCACCAGCGCCGCCCTCCGCGCTCCGACTGCGGGGAGGCGCGGCGCCCGCAGCAGCCGCCTAGGCAGCGGGCAGCGGCAGAGCGCCAGCGAGCGCGAGAAGCTGCGCATGCGCACGCTCGCCCGCGCCCTGCACGAGCTGCGCCGCTTTCTGCCGCCGTCCGTGGCGCCTGCCGGCCAGAGCCTGACGAAGATCGAGACGCTGCGCCTGGCCATCCGCTACATCGGCCACCTGTCGGCCGTGCTGGGCCTCAGCGAGGAGAGCCTGCAGCGCCGGCGCCGGCGCCACAGCGACGCGGCGCTCCCTCGAGGCTGCCCGCTGTGCCCCGACGGCGGCCCCGCGCAGACGCAGACGCAGACGCAGATGCAGATGCAGAGTCAGGCACAGGCGTGCGGCCCAGACCTGGGCTCAGCCGTCAGCGCCGTGGTGTCCTGGGGGTCCCCGCCCGCCTACCCCGGAGCCCTAGCGGCGCCCGAGCCGCACGATCCGCCGGTGCTTTACAACGAGACGGCGTGCCCCGAAGGGCCGGCGATGGAGCCAGGCCCCTCATCTCCG CTCTTTCCCGGCGACGTACTGGCCCTGCTGGAGACCTGGATGCCCCTCTCGCCCCTGGAGTGGCCGCCGGCCTGA